One Vespula pensylvanica isolate Volc-1 chromosome 3, ASM1446617v1, whole genome shotgun sequence DNA window includes the following coding sequences:
- the LOC122628135 gene encoding activating transcription factor 7-interacting protein 1 isoform X4 — protein METLRNDTVHVSTSIESNHAEIDVQNTDELSKQKEEELLYRTGEDGEEEEALSDDSLRLRLSEDEAEVEDVTLACINLNQSGKEKEDIDEKNKEESNEQFHNEVDEDKKDNIDIENEDVEILKSDLKKTNNIILNSDSNDKVISEKCNDESVNNSSKSKNEKLTKTKNCDLIKQNCDDNILVDNLNNSKNLNNSICKEDDKPSLEIQNEDEECSQLKFQDQNEEVDISKHNDECYDGKQDLTLNKNEKELSSNCIITVSNNKQVQKLLFLDDHLTIDEHFEEKPKINAEITTLNQHQENSQHAISNLNNDKNKAVQNSLTIDQKVSNDKCDKKVLEDETNSCQSPNLSDNHSLKKQTGKSNSSKIISDNNDACNVNQLASEAINVDSDINELIISTDESSSTASRGTSLEPLGEIKSISEDSEKKKVEVPKPQRRRRRSRKLTLLERDTVQDNRQGIEGRQKRRTAKNAEEIIRKKFLVQDSDLESSDNSDKFVNQKVNQHAQPLSSFSLKRNCSDMDITVNGNKRLKSSEDVTIKDDHKDDIKGLNYINKFFRRDLKEKLPKLKQEELEELLIQKIVETITMRGEIGRLREQARISEKNQEATRTRCQQLAKQIKDFEMVLNRNAADRRANNDKPTAPIKINRSVGLQVNFITDHGIQSLRQLQHNSTLKSLNIPTTINSVVNETNNNALNQRKGIKIRSPRKLETPIVAQPVTISHSGMQPPPLIPTVTPAALVVSKTVESQHTVNAQNQSNSIQQLLPNQQPLQQQTVVLNGKVPHQTNRQSTTISISKMKTNDLIDLTDEEEKNKSTVSIASVTTNADPAVNIKQKTQACFPRVIQTLPANVAITTQPASIRVVHTASHPTPTALVNNMNAPRLAYVMQSGVGAGRQLLITSNSNQALQIRPVNSGNRPPFTTLAYKTGISTNANGTVRVITTSASPNVHLKKHPAPLPDSPHYAITSIAKLPPPAPSLKISKVANGIVLSWNMTLSEKYADIVSYQLYAYQEVAGVPPSTSLWKKVGDVRALPLPMACTLTQSELSIHIPEKDSIAHLAIFLCKV, from the exons atggaGACATTAAGAAATGACACAGTGCATGTTTCTACGTCCATTGAATCTAATCATGCAGAAATTGATGTACAAAATACCGATGAAttatcaaaacaaaaagaagaagaacttttATATAGAACGGGTGAAGatggagaggaagaagaagccTTGTCAGATGATAGTTTGCGTTTAAGATTATCTGAAGATGAAGCTGAAGTAGAAGATGTTACTTTAGCATGTATAAATCTTAATCAAAgtggtaaagaaaaagaagatattg atgagaaaaataaagaagaatctaATGAACAATTTCATAATGAAGtagatgaagataaaaaggataacATAGAcatagaaaatgaagatgtCGAGATTTTAAAatctgatttaaaaaaaacaaataatataattttaaacagTGATAGTAATGACAAAGTGATCAGTGAAAAATGTAACGATGAATCAGTTAATAATTcttcaaaaagtaaaaatgaaaaattaacaaaaacgaaaaattgtGATTTGATTAAACAAAATTGTGATGATAACATATTAGTTGATAATCTAAACAAttctaaaaatttaaataattcaatttgtaAAGAAGATGACAAACCTTCCTTAGAAATAcaaaatgaagatgaagagTGTAGTCAATTGAAGTTCCAAGATCAGAATGAAGAAGTAGATATTAGCAAACATAATGATGAATGTTATGATGGAAAACAAGatttaacattaaataaaaatgagaaagaattaaGCAGCAATTGTATTATAACTGTTTCTAATAATAAGCAAGTGCAAAAGTTATTATTTCTGGATGATCATTTAACAATCGATGAACATTTTGAGGAAAAACCAAAAATCAATGCAGAGATTACTACATTAAATCAACATCAGGAAAATAGTCAACATGCAATATCAAAtcttaataatgataaaaataaggCTGTACAAAACTCTCTTACAATTGATCAAAAAGTTAGTAATGATAAATGTGATAAAAAGGTTTTAGAAGATGAAACTAATTCGTGTCAATCTCCAAATTTGTCTGATAatcattctttaaaaaagCAAACTGGAAAGTCGAAttcatcaaaaattatttctgataACAATGATGCATGCAATGTTAATCAGTTAGCTTCAGAAGCTATTAATGTAGATAGTGACATTAATGAACTTATAATTTCTACTGACGAAAGTTCGTCAACGGCAAGTAGAGGCACATCATTAGAGCCCCTTGGcgaaattaaaagtataagtGAAGacagtgaaaaaaaaaaagtagaagttCCAAAACcacaacgaagaagaagacgatctAGAAAATTAACTCTTTTAGAACGAGATACTGTTCAAGATAATAGACAAG GTATAGAAGGGCGACAGAAACGAAGAACAGCAAAAAATGCAGAAGAAATCATAAGGAAAAAATTCTTGGTTCAGGATAGTGATTTAGAGTCTAGTGATAATTctgataaatttgttaatcaGAAAGTTAATCAGCATGCGCaacctctttcttctttttcattaaaacgtAATTGTTCTGATATGGATATCACTGTTAATGGTAATAAAAGGCTCAAAAGTTCCGAAGATGTTACGATAAAAGATGATCACAAGGATGATATTAAAGgtcttaattatataaataagttttttaGAAGAGATCTCAAGGAAAAATTACCTAAATTAAAACAAGAA GAACTGGAGGAACTTTTAATACAGAAAATTGTAGAAACTATAACAATGCGTGGTGAAATTGGAAGATTGAGGGAACAAGCACgaatatctgaaaaaaatcAGGAAGCAACGCGAACTAGGTGTCAACAATTAGCAAAACAAATTAAAGATTTTGAAATGGTTTTAAATCGTAATGCGGCAGATCGACGGGCAAATAATGATAAGCCAACTGCACCAATAAAGATTAATCGGTCTGTTGGATTACAAGTTAACTTCATTACg gaTCATGGAATACAAAGTTTAAGACAATTACAGCACAATTCTACATTAAAATCTCTAAATATACCCACTACAATTAATTCTGTAGTGAATGAAACGAACAATAATGCACTGaatcaaagaaaaggaataaaaataagatctcCAAGAAAACTTGAAACACCTATAGTTGCTCAACCTGTTACTATATCGCACAGTGGAATGCAGCCTCCTCCTTTGATTCCCACTGTGACTCCAGCTGCTTTGGTTGTGTCTAAAACTGTTGAATCTCAACACACTGTAAATGCGCAAAATCAATCCAATAGTATTCAACAATTATTACcaaat CAACAGCCATTGCAACAACAAACTGTTGTACTAAATGGAAAGGTTCCCCATCAAACAAATCGACAAAGTACAACGATTAGTATTTCTAAAATGAAGACTAATGATCTCATTGATCTAacagatgaagaagaaaaaaataaat CTACAGTAAGTATAGCAAGCGTGACCACAAACGCAGATCCCGCAGTAAATATTAAACAGAAAACACAGGCTTGCTTTCCTAGAGTAATTCAAACACTCCCTGCAAATGTAGCTATAACAACTCAACCTGCTAGCATCAGAGTGGTGCATACAGCAAGTCATCCAACACCAACTGCTTTAGTA AATAATATGAACGCACCTAGATTAGCATATGTAATGCAAAGTGGAGTTGGTGCAGGAAGACAGCTACTAATAACATCAAATTCTAACCAg gcTTTACAGATACGACCAGTAAATTCAGGTAATAGGCCACCATTTACAACTCTTGCATATAAAACTG gtATTTCAACAAATGCAAATGGTACTGTACGTGTAATAACAACATCCGCTAGTCCAAATGTACACCTAAAAAAA cATCCAGCACCTCTTCCAGACTCTCCTCATTATGCCATTACTTCTATAGCAAAACTACCCCCACCAGCTccttcattaaaaatatctaaagtTGCAAATG GTATAGTGTTATCGTGGAATATGACACTTTCGGAAAAATACGCCGACATAGTTAGTTACCAATTATATGCCTATCAAGAAGTCGCAGGTGTGCCTCCAAGCACGAGTCTTTGGAAAAAAGTTGGCGATGTTCGAGCTCTACCACTGCCTATGGCTTGTACTCTTACTCAg TCAGAGCTGTCGATACACATTCCAGAAAAGGACAGTATAGCGCACCTGgcaatatttctttgtaaagtatga
- the LOC122628135 gene encoding activating transcription factor 7-interacting protein 1 isoform X1 translates to METLRNDTVHVSTSIESNHAEIDVQNTDELSKQKEEELLYRTGEDGEEEEALSDDSLRLRLSEDEAEVEDVTLACINLNQSGKEKEDIDEKNKEESNEQFHNEVDEDKKDNIDIENEDVEILKSDLKKTNNIILNSDSNDKVISEKCNDESVNNSSKSKNEKLTKTKNCDLIKQNCDDNILVDNLNNSKNLNNSICKEDDKPSLEIQNEDEECSQLKFQDQNEEVDISKHNDECYDGKQDLTLNKNEKELSSNCIITVSNNKQVQKLLFLDDHLTIDEHFEEKPKINAEITTLNQHQENSQHAISNLNNDKNKAVQNSLTIDQKVSNDKCDKKVLEDETNSCQSPNLSDNHSLKKQTGKSNSSKIISDNNDACNVNQLASEAINVDSDINELIISTDESSSTASRGTSLEPLGEIKSISEDSEKKKVEVPKPQRRRRRSRKLTLLERDTVQDNRQGIEGRQKRRTAKNAEEIIRKKFLVQDSDLESSDNSDKFVNQKVNQHAQPLSSFSLKRNCSDMDITVNGNKRLKSSEDVTIKDDHKDDIKGLNYINKFFRRDLKEKLPKLKQEELEELLIQKIVETITMRGEIGRLREQARISEKNQEATRTRCQQLAKQIKDFEMVLNRNAADRRANNDKPTAPIKINRSVGLQVNFITDHGIQSLRQLQHNSTLKSLNIPTTINSVVNETNNNALNQRKGIKIRSPRKLETPIVAQPVTISHSGMQPPPLIPTVTPAALVVSKTVESQHTVNAQNQSNSIQQLLPNQQPLQQQTVVLNGKVPHQTNRQSTTISISKMKTNDLIDLTDEEEKNKSTVSIASVTTNADPAVNIKQKTQACFPRVIQTLPANVAITTQPASIRVVHTASHPTPTALVNNMNAPRLAYVMQSGVGAGRQLLITSNSNQALQIRPVNSGNRPPFTTLAYKTGISTNANGTVRVITTSASPNVHLKKHPAPLPDSPHYAITSIAKLPPPAPSLKISKVANGIVLSWNMTLSEKYADIVSYQLYAYQEVAGVPPSTSLWKKVGDVRALPLPMACTLTQFSEGNNYYFAVRAVDTHSRKGQYSAPGNISL, encoded by the exons atggaGACATTAAGAAATGACACAGTGCATGTTTCTACGTCCATTGAATCTAATCATGCAGAAATTGATGTACAAAATACCGATGAAttatcaaaacaaaaagaagaagaacttttATATAGAACGGGTGAAGatggagaggaagaagaagccTTGTCAGATGATAGTTTGCGTTTAAGATTATCTGAAGATGAAGCTGAAGTAGAAGATGTTACTTTAGCATGTATAAATCTTAATCAAAgtggtaaagaaaaagaagatattg atgagaaaaataaagaagaatctaATGAACAATTTCATAATGAAGtagatgaagataaaaaggataacATAGAcatagaaaatgaagatgtCGAGATTTTAAAatctgatttaaaaaaaacaaataatataattttaaacagTGATAGTAATGACAAAGTGATCAGTGAAAAATGTAACGATGAATCAGTTAATAATTcttcaaaaagtaaaaatgaaaaattaacaaaaacgaaaaattgtGATTTGATTAAACAAAATTGTGATGATAACATATTAGTTGATAATCTAAACAAttctaaaaatttaaataattcaatttgtaAAGAAGATGACAAACCTTCCTTAGAAATAcaaaatgaagatgaagagTGTAGTCAATTGAAGTTCCAAGATCAGAATGAAGAAGTAGATATTAGCAAACATAATGATGAATGTTATGATGGAAAACAAGatttaacattaaataaaaatgagaaagaattaaGCAGCAATTGTATTATAACTGTTTCTAATAATAAGCAAGTGCAAAAGTTATTATTTCTGGATGATCATTTAACAATCGATGAACATTTTGAGGAAAAACCAAAAATCAATGCAGAGATTACTACATTAAATCAACATCAGGAAAATAGTCAACATGCAATATCAAAtcttaataatgataaaaataaggCTGTACAAAACTCTCTTACAATTGATCAAAAAGTTAGTAATGATAAATGTGATAAAAAGGTTTTAGAAGATGAAACTAATTCGTGTCAATCTCCAAATTTGTCTGATAatcattctttaaaaaagCAAACTGGAAAGTCGAAttcatcaaaaattatttctgataACAATGATGCATGCAATGTTAATCAGTTAGCTTCAGAAGCTATTAATGTAGATAGTGACATTAATGAACTTATAATTTCTACTGACGAAAGTTCGTCAACGGCAAGTAGAGGCACATCATTAGAGCCCCTTGGcgaaattaaaagtataagtGAAGacagtgaaaaaaaaaaagtagaagttCCAAAACcacaacgaagaagaagacgatctAGAAAATTAACTCTTTTAGAACGAGATACTGTTCAAGATAATAGACAAG GTATAGAAGGGCGACAGAAACGAAGAACAGCAAAAAATGCAGAAGAAATCATAAGGAAAAAATTCTTGGTTCAGGATAGTGATTTAGAGTCTAGTGATAATTctgataaatttgttaatcaGAAAGTTAATCAGCATGCGCaacctctttcttctttttcattaaaacgtAATTGTTCTGATATGGATATCACTGTTAATGGTAATAAAAGGCTCAAAAGTTCCGAAGATGTTACGATAAAAGATGATCACAAGGATGATATTAAAGgtcttaattatataaataagttttttaGAAGAGATCTCAAGGAAAAATTACCTAAATTAAAACAAGAA GAACTGGAGGAACTTTTAATACAGAAAATTGTAGAAACTATAACAATGCGTGGTGAAATTGGAAGATTGAGGGAACAAGCACgaatatctgaaaaaaatcAGGAAGCAACGCGAACTAGGTGTCAACAATTAGCAAAACAAATTAAAGATTTTGAAATGGTTTTAAATCGTAATGCGGCAGATCGACGGGCAAATAATGATAAGCCAACTGCACCAATAAAGATTAATCGGTCTGTTGGATTACAAGTTAACTTCATTACg gaTCATGGAATACAAAGTTTAAGACAATTACAGCACAATTCTACATTAAAATCTCTAAATATACCCACTACAATTAATTCTGTAGTGAATGAAACGAACAATAATGCACTGaatcaaagaaaaggaataaaaataagatctcCAAGAAAACTTGAAACACCTATAGTTGCTCAACCTGTTACTATATCGCACAGTGGAATGCAGCCTCCTCCTTTGATTCCCACTGTGACTCCAGCTGCTTTGGTTGTGTCTAAAACTGTTGAATCTCAACACACTGTAAATGCGCAAAATCAATCCAATAGTATTCAACAATTATTACcaaat CAACAGCCATTGCAACAACAAACTGTTGTACTAAATGGAAAGGTTCCCCATCAAACAAATCGACAAAGTACAACGATTAGTATTTCTAAAATGAAGACTAATGATCTCATTGATCTAacagatgaagaagaaaaaaataaat CTACAGTAAGTATAGCAAGCGTGACCACAAACGCAGATCCCGCAGTAAATATTAAACAGAAAACACAGGCTTGCTTTCCTAGAGTAATTCAAACACTCCCTGCAAATGTAGCTATAACAACTCAACCTGCTAGCATCAGAGTGGTGCATACAGCAAGTCATCCAACACCAACTGCTTTAGTA AATAATATGAACGCACCTAGATTAGCATATGTAATGCAAAGTGGAGTTGGTGCAGGAAGACAGCTACTAATAACATCAAATTCTAACCAg gcTTTACAGATACGACCAGTAAATTCAGGTAATAGGCCACCATTTACAACTCTTGCATATAAAACTG gtATTTCAACAAATGCAAATGGTACTGTACGTGTAATAACAACATCCGCTAGTCCAAATGTACACCTAAAAAAA cATCCAGCACCTCTTCCAGACTCTCCTCATTATGCCATTACTTCTATAGCAAAACTACCCCCACCAGCTccttcattaaaaatatctaaagtTGCAAATG GTATAGTGTTATCGTGGAATATGACACTTTCGGAAAAATACGCCGACATAGTTAGTTACCAATTATATGCCTATCAAGAAGTCGCAGGTGTGCCTCCAAGCACGAGTCTTTGGAAAAAAGTTGGCGATGTTCGAGCTCTACCACTGCCTATGGCTTGTACTCTTACTCAg ttttcaGAAGGTAACAATTATTACTTTGCAGTCAGAGCTGTCGATACACATTCCAGAAAAGGACAGTATAGCGCACCTGgcaatatttctttgtaa
- the LOC122628135 gene encoding activating transcription factor 7-interacting protein 1 isoform X2 produces the protein METLRNDTVHVSTSIESNHAEIDVQNTDELSKQKEEELLYRTGEDGEEEEALSDDSLRLRLSEDEAEVEDVTLACINLNQSGKEKEDIDEKNKEESNEQFHNEVDEDKKDNIDIENEDVEILKSDLKKTNNIILNSDSNDKVISEKCNDESVNNSSKSKNEKLTKTKNCDLIKQNCDDNILVDNLNNSKNLNNSICKEDDKPSLEIQNEDEECSQLKFQDQNEEVDISKHNDECYDGKQDLTLNKNEKELSSNCIITVSNNKQVQKLLFLDDHLTIDEHFEEKPKINAEITTLNQHQENSQHAISNLNNDKNKAVQNSLTIDQKVSNDKCDKKVLEDETNSCQSPNLSDNHSLKKQTGKSNSSKIISDNNDACNVNQLASEAINVDSDINELIISTDESSSTASRGTSLEPLGEIKSISEDSEKKKVEVPKPQRRRRRSRKLTLLERDTVQDNRQGIEGRQKRRTAKNAEEIIRKKFLVQDSDLESSDNSDKFVNQKVNQHAQPLSSFSLKRNCSDMDITVNGNKRLKSSEDVTIKDDHKDDIKGLNYINKFFRRDLKEKLPKLKQEELEELLIQKIVETITMRGEIGRLREQARISEKNQEATRTRCQQLAKQIKDFEMVLNRNAADRRANNDKPTAPIKINRSVGLQVNFITDHGIQSLRQLQHNSTLKSLNIPTTINSVVNETNNNALNQRKGIKIRSPRKLETPIVAQPVTISHSGMQPPPLIPTVTPAALVVSKTVESQHTVNAQNQSNSIQQLLPNQQPLQQQTVVLNGKVPHQTNRQSTTISISKMKTNDLIDLTDEEEKNKSTVSIASVTTNADPAVNIKQKTQACFPRVIQTLPANVAITTQPASIRVVHTASHPTPTALVNNMNAPRLAYVMQSGVGAGRQLLITSNSNQALQIRPVNSGNRPPFTTLAYKTGISTNANGTVRVITTSASPNVHLKKHPAPLPDSPHYAITSIAKLPPPAPSLKISKVANGIVLSWNMTLSEKYADIVSYQLYAYQEVAGVPPSTSLWKKVGDVRALPLPMACTLTQKVTIITLQSELSIHIPEKDSIAHLAIFLCKV, from the exons atggaGACATTAAGAAATGACACAGTGCATGTTTCTACGTCCATTGAATCTAATCATGCAGAAATTGATGTACAAAATACCGATGAAttatcaaaacaaaaagaagaagaacttttATATAGAACGGGTGAAGatggagaggaagaagaagccTTGTCAGATGATAGTTTGCGTTTAAGATTATCTGAAGATGAAGCTGAAGTAGAAGATGTTACTTTAGCATGTATAAATCTTAATCAAAgtggtaaagaaaaagaagatattg atgagaaaaataaagaagaatctaATGAACAATTTCATAATGAAGtagatgaagataaaaaggataacATAGAcatagaaaatgaagatgtCGAGATTTTAAAatctgatttaaaaaaaacaaataatataattttaaacagTGATAGTAATGACAAAGTGATCAGTGAAAAATGTAACGATGAATCAGTTAATAATTcttcaaaaagtaaaaatgaaaaattaacaaaaacgaaaaattgtGATTTGATTAAACAAAATTGTGATGATAACATATTAGTTGATAATCTAAACAAttctaaaaatttaaataattcaatttgtaAAGAAGATGACAAACCTTCCTTAGAAATAcaaaatgaagatgaagagTGTAGTCAATTGAAGTTCCAAGATCAGAATGAAGAAGTAGATATTAGCAAACATAATGATGAATGTTATGATGGAAAACAAGatttaacattaaataaaaatgagaaagaattaaGCAGCAATTGTATTATAACTGTTTCTAATAATAAGCAAGTGCAAAAGTTATTATTTCTGGATGATCATTTAACAATCGATGAACATTTTGAGGAAAAACCAAAAATCAATGCAGAGATTACTACATTAAATCAACATCAGGAAAATAGTCAACATGCAATATCAAAtcttaataatgataaaaataaggCTGTACAAAACTCTCTTACAATTGATCAAAAAGTTAGTAATGATAAATGTGATAAAAAGGTTTTAGAAGATGAAACTAATTCGTGTCAATCTCCAAATTTGTCTGATAatcattctttaaaaaagCAAACTGGAAAGTCGAAttcatcaaaaattatttctgataACAATGATGCATGCAATGTTAATCAGTTAGCTTCAGAAGCTATTAATGTAGATAGTGACATTAATGAACTTATAATTTCTACTGACGAAAGTTCGTCAACGGCAAGTAGAGGCACATCATTAGAGCCCCTTGGcgaaattaaaagtataagtGAAGacagtgaaaaaaaaaaagtagaagttCCAAAACcacaacgaagaagaagacgatctAGAAAATTAACTCTTTTAGAACGAGATACTGTTCAAGATAATAGACAAG GTATAGAAGGGCGACAGAAACGAAGAACAGCAAAAAATGCAGAAGAAATCATAAGGAAAAAATTCTTGGTTCAGGATAGTGATTTAGAGTCTAGTGATAATTctgataaatttgttaatcaGAAAGTTAATCAGCATGCGCaacctctttcttctttttcattaaaacgtAATTGTTCTGATATGGATATCACTGTTAATGGTAATAAAAGGCTCAAAAGTTCCGAAGATGTTACGATAAAAGATGATCACAAGGATGATATTAAAGgtcttaattatataaataagttttttaGAAGAGATCTCAAGGAAAAATTACCTAAATTAAAACAAGAA GAACTGGAGGAACTTTTAATACAGAAAATTGTAGAAACTATAACAATGCGTGGTGAAATTGGAAGATTGAGGGAACAAGCACgaatatctgaaaaaaatcAGGAAGCAACGCGAACTAGGTGTCAACAATTAGCAAAACAAATTAAAGATTTTGAAATGGTTTTAAATCGTAATGCGGCAGATCGACGGGCAAATAATGATAAGCCAACTGCACCAATAAAGATTAATCGGTCTGTTGGATTACAAGTTAACTTCATTACg gaTCATGGAATACAAAGTTTAAGACAATTACAGCACAATTCTACATTAAAATCTCTAAATATACCCACTACAATTAATTCTGTAGTGAATGAAACGAACAATAATGCACTGaatcaaagaaaaggaataaaaataagatctcCAAGAAAACTTGAAACACCTATAGTTGCTCAACCTGTTACTATATCGCACAGTGGAATGCAGCCTCCTCCTTTGATTCCCACTGTGACTCCAGCTGCTTTGGTTGTGTCTAAAACTGTTGAATCTCAACACACTGTAAATGCGCAAAATCAATCCAATAGTATTCAACAATTATTACcaaat CAACAGCCATTGCAACAACAAACTGTTGTACTAAATGGAAAGGTTCCCCATCAAACAAATCGACAAAGTACAACGATTAGTATTTCTAAAATGAAGACTAATGATCTCATTGATCTAacagatgaagaagaaaaaaataaat CTACAGTAAGTATAGCAAGCGTGACCACAAACGCAGATCCCGCAGTAAATATTAAACAGAAAACACAGGCTTGCTTTCCTAGAGTAATTCAAACACTCCCTGCAAATGTAGCTATAACAACTCAACCTGCTAGCATCAGAGTGGTGCATACAGCAAGTCATCCAACACCAACTGCTTTAGTA AATAATATGAACGCACCTAGATTAGCATATGTAATGCAAAGTGGAGTTGGTGCAGGAAGACAGCTACTAATAACATCAAATTCTAACCAg gcTTTACAGATACGACCAGTAAATTCAGGTAATAGGCCACCATTTACAACTCTTGCATATAAAACTG gtATTTCAACAAATGCAAATGGTACTGTACGTGTAATAACAACATCCGCTAGTCCAAATGTACACCTAAAAAAA cATCCAGCACCTCTTCCAGACTCTCCTCATTATGCCATTACTTCTATAGCAAAACTACCCCCACCAGCTccttcattaaaaatatctaaagtTGCAAATG GTATAGTGTTATCGTGGAATATGACACTTTCGGAAAAATACGCCGACATAGTTAGTTACCAATTATATGCCTATCAAGAAGTCGCAGGTGTGCCTCCAAGCACGAGTCTTTGGAAAAAAGTTGGCGATGTTCGAGCTCTACCACTGCCTATGGCTTGTACTCTTACTCAg AAGGTAACAATTATTACTTTGCAGTCAGAGCTGTCGATACACATTCCAGAAAAGGACAGTATAGCGCACCTGgcaatatttctttgtaaagtatga